Within Pirellulales bacterium, the genomic segment TCTCGACCACGCCATTTTACCATCCGATTCTGCCGCTATTGTGGGACAAGCGACTCGCGCGGCAAGCGATGCCCGGGGTCGTGCTGCCGCAGCACCTCGAGGCTTCGCCGGAAAGCGGCGTGGACCAGATTCGCCGCGCCGTCGCGTATCACGAGAAGTTGTTCGGCCAGAAGCCGCGCGGCATGTGGCCTTCCGAAGGGTCGGTGGCGCAGGGGATCATCCCGGCCATCGCCGCGGCGGGGATCGAATGGATCGCCACCGATGAAGAGATCCTCTCACGCTCGACCGACGGCTGGGTCGCTCGCGACGGCCAGGGCTTTCTTCGCAATCCCGAAATGCTCTATCGCCCCTGGCGAGTCGAGGAGAAGGGCAAGACCTTGCAGATCGTCTTCCGCGACCATGCCATGAGCGATCAGATCGGCTTCAACTATCAGCGGATGGCTCCCGAGCAGGCCGCCGACGATTTTCTTGGCAAGCTGGAGGCGATCGGTCGGGCGACGACCGTCAACGCCGGCCATCGGCCCACCTTGGTGAGCATTATTCTCGATGGCGAGAACTGCTGGGAATACTATCCGAACAGCGGCGTCGAATTTCTCCGCGGGATGTATCGCCGGGTCGTCGAGCACGCGAAGGTCGTTCCGACTCGGATGTGCGATTATCTGGAAGAGTTCCCCGCGACCGACAAGCTCGGGCATCTGTTTTCCGGCAGTTGGATCAGTCACAACTTCGGCATCTGGATTGGACATCCGGAATGCAATCGAGGCTGGGACTTGGTCCACGAAACTCGAGCCCACTTGTCCGCCACGATCGCCGAGAAAAAGAAGACTCCCAAGCAGATCGAGCGCGCGCGGCGCGAGCTGCAGATCGCCGAAGGGAGCGACTGGTTCTGGTGGTTTGGCGATAGTCACAGCAGCCCGCAGCAAGATCTGTTCGATCGGCTGTTCCGCAAGCATCTCCAAAACGTGTACGTCGTGTTGGAGGACCCGGTGCCGACCGAGCTATTGCAGCCGATCCGGCAAAAGACGAGCCAGCCGCGGTTGCACACGGAGCCGACTAGCTTGCTGGACGTTAAAGTTGACGGCCGCCAGACCTATTTCGAATGGCTCAATGCCGGGCGGTACTTGCCGCGCGGCGATCGCGGCACGATGAGCGCCGCCACTCCCAGTCGCGTCGAGGCCCTGTATTTCGGGTTCGATGTCGAGCGGCTCTATTTGCGACTAGACGCTCATGGCGGCCCCGTCCGTGAGCAATGGGCCGATCTGGACGCCCTGCGGATCACTTTTCTCGAGCCGGAGGCTTTCGAGCTGCTGGTCGTTCGGCCGGCGACTCGCGAGCCGATCGCCCAATTATTCCAGCGCGATGTTCCCGTCAGCGGCTCGGCGATACAGGCGGCCGCCGATTCGATTCTCGAATTAGCAATTCCGTGGTCGAGTCTGGCAGTCGCCCAAGGCGATCCAGTACACTGGATCGTGGAATTGATCCGCGAAGAGGCCGTCGTGGAGCGAGTGCCTCACGAAGGCGCAATCGAAACGACGGTTCCGTCCCCCGATTTCGAACTCTTGATGTGGCACGTCTGAACGAAAGGAAGGCATGGACAACAAGGCCCTCGTCACCGGATCGCTGTTCTTCGTCGGATCGCTGGTGTTTTCCAGCTTCGTCGAGTATTGGGCGCATCGCGTTTTGCATCAATGGCGGGCGGTCGGCAAGGTGCATCGCGAACACCATGCCCGCAACGAAGGGCAAGGCGTGTTGTGGGAATACCTGGACTATGTGAAGCCTTCGTTCGTGTTGATGATCCCGC encodes:
- a CDS encoding glycoside hydrolase family 57 protein, which gives rise to MHDVRLALLWHQHQPYYPDDVAGENPMPWVRLHATRDYWGMARLLLEVPEFKATINLVPSLLVQLRQYTEGAHVDAHLRVSRLPADALSADDLAFLLDNFFMVHPDHNIRPYPRYNELYEKRGFGIDSAARAAKRFSKRDILDLQCWSNLVWMHPLAFELDPELESLRTKGHHWTETEKQWLLAKQMELLRDVIPLHKELAERGQVELSTTPFYHPILPLLWDKRLARQAMPGVVLPQHLEASPESGVDQIRRAVAYHEKLFGQKPRGMWPSEGSVAQGIIPAIAAAGIEWIATDEEILSRSTDGWVARDGQGFLRNPEMLYRPWRVEEKGKTLQIVFRDHAMSDQIGFNYQRMAPEQAADDFLGKLEAIGRATTVNAGHRPTLVSIILDGENCWEYYPNSGVEFLRGMYRRVVEHAKVVPTRMCDYLEEFPATDKLGHLFSGSWISHNFGIWIGHPECNRGWDLVHETRAHLSATIAEKKKTPKQIERARRELQIAEGSDWFWWFGDSHSSPQQDLFDRLFRKHLQNVYVVLEDPVPTELLQPIRQKTSQPRLHTEPTSLLDVKVDGRQTYFEWLNAGRYLPRGDRGTMSAATPSRVEALYFGFDVERLYLRLDAHGGPVREQWADLDALRITFLEPEAFELLVVRPATREPIAQLFQRDVPVSGSAIQAAADSILELAIPWSSLAVAQGDPVHWIVELIREEAVVERVPHEGAIETTVPSPDFELLMWHV